The Pseudolabrys sp. FHR47 genome contains a region encoding:
- a CDS encoding lipoprotein: MVAPFRGVLPLSLFTERAFLRLALVGALTASLGLAACGRKGPLDPPPSASAADAPAEQPKQSSLNPMTMSPMGSPNQGGGNMLETPKGEKKRIFLDGLLN, encoded by the coding sequence ATGGTCGCGCCGTTTCGAGGAGTCCTGCCTTTGAGCCTTTTCACCGAGCGTGCCTTTCTCCGCCTTGCCCTCGTCGGCGCGCTCACCGCGTCGCTGGGGCTTGCCGCCTGCGGCCGCAAGGGCCCGCTCGACCCGCCGCCGAGTGCCTCGGCCGCGGACGCGCCGGCCGAGCAGCCGAAGCAGTCCTCGCTCAATCCCATGACCATGTCGCCGATGGGCAGTCCGAACCAGGGCGGGGGCAACATGCTGGAGACGCCGAAAGGGGAGAAAAAACGCATTTTCCTCGACGGCCTTTTGAACTAA
- the lysA gene encoding diaminopimelate decarboxylase, translated as MHHFDYRDGVLHAEDVNLVTLAAEVGTPFYCYSTATLERHYQVFAAAFADVDAQICYAMKANSNQAVIRTLAKLGAGADVVSGGELKRARAAGIPPEKIMFSGVGKTAQELALALDEGIFCINVESEPELDLLSQVAASKGRTAHVSVRVNPDVDAKTHHKIATGKSENKFGIPISRAREVYTHAAKLKGIKVSGVDMHIGSQITDLDPFGNAFALMAEFVRELRADGHTISHVDFGGGLGIPYRDDNEPPPLPDAYADVVKRAVKDLGCRLIFEPGRLLVGNAGILVTRVLFVKHGEDKHFVIVDAAMNDMIRPTLYEAYHAIRPVTSPAASAKRIRADIVGPVCESGDFLGLDREMAEPGSGDLLAVMTAGAYGAVQAGTYNTRALVPEVLVKGADWAVVRPRLEVDQIIALDRVPGWL; from the coding sequence ATGCATCATTTCGATTATCGCGATGGCGTCCTCCACGCCGAGGACGTCAATCTTGTGACGCTGGCCGCCGAGGTCGGCACGCCGTTCTATTGCTATTCGACCGCGACCCTGGAGCGTCACTACCAGGTGTTCGCCGCCGCCTTTGCCGATGTTGATGCGCAGATCTGCTACGCGATGAAGGCCAACTCCAACCAGGCCGTCATCAGGACTCTGGCCAAGTTAGGCGCCGGCGCCGATGTCGTGTCGGGCGGTGAATTGAAGCGCGCCCGCGCCGCCGGCATTCCGCCGGAGAAGATCATGTTCTCCGGCGTCGGCAAAACCGCGCAGGAATTGGCGCTGGCGCTCGACGAAGGCATCTTCTGCATCAATGTCGAGTCCGAGCCCGAACTCGATCTGTTGTCGCAGGTCGCGGCGTCGAAGGGCCGCACCGCGCATGTCTCGGTGCGCGTCAATCCCGATGTCGACGCCAAGACCCACCACAAGATCGCGACCGGCAAGTCCGAGAACAAGTTCGGCATTCCGATCAGCCGCGCGCGCGAGGTCTATACGCATGCGGCGAAACTCAAGGGCATCAAGGTATCCGGCGTCGACATGCATATCGGCAGCCAGATCACCGACCTCGATCCGTTTGGCAACGCCTTCGCGCTGATGGCCGAGTTCGTGCGCGAACTGCGCGCCGACGGCCACACCATCTCGCATGTCGATTTCGGCGGCGGCTTGGGCATTCCCTATCGCGACGACAACGAACCGCCGCCGCTGCCGGACGCCTATGCCGACGTGGTCAAGCGCGCGGTCAAGGACCTCGGCTGCCGGCTGATTTTCGAGCCGGGCCGACTGCTGGTCGGCAATGCCGGCATCCTGGTCACGCGCGTCCTGTTCGTGAAGCACGGCGAGGACAAGCATTTCGTCATCGTCGATGCGGCGATGAACGACATGATCCGCCCGACTTTGTATGAGGCCTATCACGCCATCCGCCCGGTCACCTCGCCGGCGGCCTCGGCAAAGCGCATCCGCGCCGATATCGTCGGTCCGGTCTGCGAAAGCGGCGATTTCCTGGGGCTGGACCGCGAAATGGCGGAACCCGGCAGCGGCGACCTGCTGGCCGTCATGACCGCCGGCGCTTACGGCGCCGTGCAGGCGGGAACCTACAATACCCGGGCTTTGGTGCCGGAAGTACTGGTCAAGGGCGCCGATTGGGCCGTGGTTCGCCCCCGCCTTGAAGTTGACCAAATAATCGCGCTCGATCGCGTACCGGGCTGGCTTTAA